The following coding sequences are from one Formosa haliotis window:
- a CDS encoding cytochrome c: protein MKTGLKLLTLLFATLIMSCGGKEEKKTEKFSYDKKAPATEKPVAKEEVVPASKRVDLTNKGIGPITSVTLDAEVNQEMATRGADIFKKNCTACHRTDKKFIGPAPKGVLDIRTPEWVMNMILNPEVMVKEDPLAKDLLIEFNGAPMANQHLSEEEARAILEYFRTL from the coding sequence ATGAAGACAGGATTAAAACTATTAACCTTATTATTCGCTACTCTAATTATGAGTTGTGGAGGAAAAGAAGAAAAGAAAACAGAAAAATTTAGTTACGACAAAAAAGCTCCAGCCACAGAAAAACCGGTAGCAAAGGAAGAAGTAGTTCCTGCCTCTAAACGTGTCGATTTAACGAATAAGGGGATTGGCCCAATAACTTCTGTGACTTTAGATGCTGAAGTTAATCAAGAAATGGCAACTCGTGGTGCAGATATTTTCAAGAAGAATTGTACAGCTTGTCATAGAACCGACAAAAAATTCATTGGTCCAGCTCCAAAAGGTGTTTTAGATATTAGAACTCCAGAGTGGGTAATGAATATGATTTTAAATCCGGAAGTTATGGTAAAAGAAGATCCGTTAGCTAAAGATTTATTAATAGAATTTAATGGCGCACCTATGGCAAACCAACATTTGTCTGAAGAAGAAGCTAGAGCAATATTAGAATATTTCAGAACACTTTAA
- a CDS encoding fasciclin domain-containing protein — translation MKSLKISFLIVVTFGFLLSCKNDKETSVSNSTSAAEATRSNSTADQGQAFIKDDEGKPTVLSIAMESPDHTTLVAAVKAAGLENVLVNAGPLMVFAPTNEAFAALPEGTLETLLKPENKDALANILKYHVTPGNYSKDFLKKFKELGQANNQYVKVEVVDGEPVIGGAKILASIPAGNGIVHVIDKVLLPPTE, via the coding sequence ATGAAATCATTAAAAATTTCATTCTTAATTGTAGTAACATTTGGGTTTCTTTTGTCATGTAAAAATGACAAAGAAACCTCTGTAAGTAATTCAACTTCAGCGGCCGAGGCCACAAGATCTAATTCAACTGCAGATCAAGGTCAAGCTTTTATTAAGGACGACGAAGGTAAACCAACAGTACTGAGTATTGCCATGGAATCTCCAGACCATACCACTTTAGTTGCTGCGGTTAAAGCGGCAGGTCTGGAAAATGTATTAGTAAATGCAGGACCGTTAATGGTTTTTGCCCCTACAAACGAAGCTTTTGCAGCTTTACCAGAAGGCACTTTAGAGACCTTATTAAAGCCAGAAAATAAAGATGCTTTGGCTAATATTTTAAAGTATCATGTAACACCAGGAAATTATTCAAAAGACTTTTTAAAGAAATTTAAAGAATTAGGTCAAGCCAACAACCAATATGTAAAGGTAGAAGTTGTAGACGGCGAGCCGGTAATTGGTGGTGCTAAAATTTTAGCTAGTATTCCTGCCGGGAATGGGATTGTGCATGTTATAGACAAGGTATTGCTACCTCCAACCGAATAA
- the nosZ gene encoding Sec-dependent nitrous-oxide reductase translates to MIKITKLPLAILAMFMVLSSCNDAKKSDGKSGALSSNVAERVYVAPGQHDEYYAFISGGYSGNLTVYGLPSGRMFKEIPVFSQFPTSGYGYSEETKPMLNTSHGFVPWGDAHHPDISQTNGETDGRFVFINENNTPRIAKVDLTTFETTEIIEIPNSAGNHSSSFVTENTEYVVAGTRFSVPIPQRDMPIKDYKGNFKGALSFLSVEPEHGTMDLSFQILMPGFNYDLAHPGRGESHGWFFFSTYNTEEASTLLEVNASQNDKDFIAAVNWKKAEEYIKAGKFKTMPANYAHNVYDEATHTATSTMKKEVRVLNASELPGLVYLLPTPKSPHGCDVDPSGQYIVGNGKLSANLTVHSFTKMIDAIENKKFDGEAYGIPILKFEDVLAGVVEQAGLGPLHTEFDDKGNGYTTFFISSEVVKWKLGTWEVLDRQPTFYSVGHLTIPGGNSRKPTGKYMFAMNKITKDRYLPTGPELEHSAQLYDISGDKMELLLDFPTHGEPHYAAAILASKVAPNSKKIYKLEDNEHPFAAKSDSETKVVRDGNTVHIYMTTIRSHFSPDNIEGIKVGDKVYFHVTNLEQDFDVPHGFAVIGQNTSELLIMPGQTKTSVWEPKQVGVWPFYCTDFCSALHQEMQGYIRVSAAGADTPLKWSMGEDIE, encoded by the coding sequence ATGATAAAAATTACCAAACTACCTCTTGCTATTCTAGCCATGTTTATGGTGCTTTCAAGTTGTAATGACGCTAAAAAATCTGATGGAAAATCGGGAGCCTTATCAAGTAATGTTGCCGAGAGAGTTTATGTTGCTCCAGGACAGCACGACGAATATTATGCTTTTATTTCTGGAGGTTATAGCGGAAACTTAACCGTATATGGATTGCCATCGGGAAGAATGTTTAAGGAAATTCCTGTGTTCTCTCAATTTCCAACTTCTGGATATGGATATTCTGAAGAAACAAAACCAATGTTGAATACCTCTCACGGCTTTGTGCCTTGGGGAGATGCACATCACCCAGACATTTCTCAAACCAATGGTGAAACAGATGGTCGTTTTGTTTTTATTAACGAAAATAATACGCCTAGAATTGCGAAAGTAGATCTAACAACTTTTGAAACGACAGAGATTATTGAGATTCCTAACAGTGCAGGAAATCATAGTTCTTCTTTCGTAACCGAGAATACAGAGTATGTGGTAGCAGGAACACGTTTTTCTGTTCCAATTCCACAACGCGATATGCCAATTAAAGATTACAAAGGAAATTTTAAAGGCGCCTTATCTTTTTTATCGGTAGAACCAGAGCATGGAACTATGGATCTTTCTTTCCAGATTTTAATGCCTGGATTTAACTACGATTTAGCCCACCCAGGTCGTGGCGAATCTCATGGTTGGTTCTTCTTTTCAACATATAATACAGAAGAAGCAAGCACACTTTTAGAAGTTAATGCCTCGCAAAACGATAAAGATTTTATCGCTGCTGTAAACTGGAAAAAAGCAGAAGAATACATTAAAGCTGGAAAATTTAAAACAATGCCAGCGAATTACGCACACAATGTTTACGATGAAGCTACGCATACGGCAACATCAACAATGAAAAAAGAAGTTCGTGTATTAAATGCATCAGAATTACCAGGATTGGTATATTTATTACCAACACCAAAATCACCTCACGGTTGTGATGTAGATCCTTCTGGACAATACATTGTAGGGAATGGTAAACTTTCTGCTAACTTAACCGTGCATTCATTCACTAAAATGATAGATGCTATTGAAAATAAAAAGTTTGATGGTGAAGCTTACGGTATTCCAATTTTGAAATTTGAAGATGTTCTTGCAGGTGTTGTAGAGCAAGCAGGTTTAGGCCCATTACATACAGAATTTGACGATAAAGGAAATGGTTATACTACGTTCTTTATTTCTTCGGAAGTTGTAAAATGGAAATTAGGTACTTGGGAGGTGTTAGACAGACAACCAACATTTTACTCGGTGGGTCACCTAACAATTCCTGGAGGAAATTCTAGAAAACCTACTGGTAAATATATGTTTGCCATGAATAAAATTACAAAGGACCGTTATTTACCAACGGGACCAGAATTAGAGCATTCAGCACAATTGTATGATATTTCTGGAGATAAAATGGAATTGTTATTAGATTTTCCAACACACGGAGAACCGCATTATGCTGCTGCCATTCTAGCATCTAAAGTAGCTCCTAACTCTAAGAAAATTTATAAGTTAGAAGATAACGAGCATCCTTTTGCTGCCAAAAGCGATAGCGAAACTAAAGTGGTTCGCGATGGTAATACTGTTCATATATACATGACGACTATTAGAAGTCATTTCTCACCAGATAATATCGAGGGGATAAAAGTAGGAGATAAGGTTTACTTCCATGTTACCAATCTCGAACAAGATTTTGATGTGCCTCATGGCTTCGCTGTTATCGGACAAAATACATCAGAGCTTTTAATTATGCCTGGACAAACAAAAACATCGGTTTGGGAGCCTAAACAAGTAGGCGTTTGGCCGTTCTATTGTACAGATTTCTGTTCTGCATTACACCAAGAGATGCAAGGCTATATTCGTGTTTCTGCTGCCGGTGCCGATACCCCACTAAAATGGTCTATGGGTGAAGATATAGAATAA
- a CDS encoding nitrous oxide reductase accessory protein NosL, with protein MQTLKKYSVLALLLFFLGCNVSPKAIDYGNEGCHYCSMTIVDKIHAAEVVTNKGKVYKFDATECMAHFMEDFNRSEIALYLVNHYSKPEVLIDATQATFLVSKNIPSPMGAFVTAFQDHNIAEKVKSEQGGTLYTWNEILEHLKQ; from the coding sequence ATGCAAACTTTAAAAAAATATTCAGTTTTAGCCTTACTATTATTTTTTCTTGGCTGTAATGTGTCTCCAAAAGCTATAGATTATGGTAATGAAGGCTGTCATTATTGTAGTATGACTATAGTCGATAAAATTCACGCTGCAGAGGTTGTTACAAATAAAGGTAAAGTCTATAAATTCGATGCTACAGAGTGTATGGCTCATTTTATGGAAGATTTTAATCGTTCAGAAATAGCACTTTATTTAGTAAATCATTATTCAAAACCGGAAGTTCTTATAGATGCTACTCAAGCCACTTTTTTGGTAAGTAAAAATATTCCAAGTCCGATGGGAGCCTTTGTAACTGCTTTCCAAGACCATAACATTGCGGAAAAGGTAAAATCGGAACAAGGCGGAACGCTATATACTTGGAACGAAATTTTAGAGCATTTAAAGCAGTAG
- a CDS encoding nitrous oxide reductase family maturation protein NosD: protein MYKKLACLVVMFITCYSNAQQIEVCSNCNISSIKEAIAQAKDFDTILIQKGTYKDHNIVVDKPLTIIGKNYPVIDGELKGEIFTITSNHVTLDGLFIINVGTSYTTDFAAVRVKRSNHFIIKNLVLEKLFFGIYLEKSNNGKVFHNKIIGDAVEEYNSGNGIQLWYCKNVEIERNHIEHVRDGIYLEFSDHCVIKNNVSVNNVRYGLHFMFSNDDDYIDNTFENNGAGVAVMFSKRIKMINNLFKENWGPASYGMLLKEINDSEIRGNTFQKNTIGINIEGSNRIKYTNNNFMNNGWAIKVRGACYTNSFTQNNFLYNSFDIAYNSRVNDNTFEGNFWSNYTGYDLNKDGVGDVPYRPVKLFSYIVNRTPETIILMRSMFIDLIDFSEKVSPVFTPDNLMDNAPAIQQITW, encoded by the coding sequence ATGTATAAAAAATTAGCTTGTTTAGTCGTTATGTTTATAACGTGTTACAGTAATGCACAACAAATCGAGGTATGTAGCAACTGTAATATTTCTTCCATTAAAGAGGCTATTGCACAAGCAAAGGATTTTGATACCATTCTTATTCAAAAGGGTACTTATAAGGATCATAATATAGTAGTCGATAAACCTTTAACCATAATCGGAAAAAATTACCCAGTAATTGATGGAGAACTTAAAGGTGAAATTTTTACTATAACGTCAAATCATGTCACTCTAGATGGATTATTCATTATTAATGTTGGTACAAGTTATACAACAGATTTTGCTGCGGTTCGCGTAAAACGTAGCAATCATTTTATAATTAAAAATCTAGTATTAGAGAAGTTGTTCTTTGGTATTTATCTAGAAAAATCGAACAACGGAAAAGTATTTCACAATAAAATAATTGGAGACGCCGTAGAAGAGTATAATTCTGGAAATGGTATTCAATTATGGTATTGTAAAAATGTCGAGATAGAACGCAATCATATAGAACATGTTCGCGATGGTATTTACCTTGAATTTTCAGACCACTGTGTGATTAAAAATAACGTAAGTGTTAATAATGTTAGGTATGGTTTACATTTCATGTTTTCTAACGACGATGATTATATCGATAATACCTTCGAAAATAACGGTGCCGGTGTAGCCGTAATGTTCTCTAAGCGGATTAAAATGATAAATAATCTCTTTAAAGAAAATTGGGGACCAGCGTCTTATGGTATGCTTTTAAAAGAAATAAATGATTCTGAAATTAGGGGTAATACTTTTCAAAAAAACACCATAGGTATAAACATTGAAGGCTCTAATAGAATAAAGTATACCAATAATAATTTTATGAATAACGGTTGGGCTATTAAAGTTCGCGGAGCGTGTTACACCAATAGTTTTACTCAAAACAACTTTTTGTATAACTCCTTCGATATCGCCTACAACAGTCGTGTAAACGACAATACCTTTGAAGGTAATTTTTGGAGCAATTATACCGGATACGATTTAAATAAGGATGGTGTGGGCGATGTACCGTATCGTCCTGTAAAACTGTTTTCTTATATTGTAAATAGAACTCCAGAAACTATCATTTTAATGCGGAGCATGTTTATAGACCTTATCGATTTTTCAGAAAAAGTATCACCCGTCTTTACACCAGATAATTTAATGGATAACGCACCTGCAATACAACAAATAACATGGTAA
- a CDS encoding ABC transporter ATP-binding protein translates to MVNIQDLHKRFGKNNVLKGIDLEIKEGGIFAVLGPNGSGKTTLIKSILGMVIPDKGNITVLGESIKKNPNYRHEIDYLPQIANFPSNLKVKELIKMIKDLRKNTNQDLHLIELLKLGPFLDKKLGNLSGGTKQKVNLVLAFMFDSPIIILDEPTTGLDPISLIRLKELILSEKAKGKTILITSHIMSFVEEMSDEIVFLLEGKIYFKGSISELKTKTNQLDFEHAIASILNENNA, encoded by the coding sequence ATGGTAAATATTCAAGACCTACATAAGAGATTTGGAAAAAACAACGTGCTTAAAGGCATCGATTTAGAAATTAAGGAAGGTGGAATCTTCGCGGTGCTTGGCCCTAACGGATCGGGAAAAACGACCTTAATTAAATCGATATTAGGGATGGTAATTCCCGATAAAGGAAACATAACGGTATTAGGAGAAAGCATTAAGAAGAACCCAAATTACCGTCATGAAATTGATTATTTACCACAAATTGCAAATTTTCCGAGCAATTTGAAGGTAAAGGAATTGATTAAAATGATAAAAGATTTACGTAAAAATACCAATCAAGACCTGCATCTTATAGAATTATTGAAACTGGGACCTTTTTTAGATAAAAAATTAGGTAACCTTTCTGGAGGAACAAAACAAAAAGTGAATTTGGTGTTAGCCTTTATGTTCGATAGTCCTATTATTATTTTAGACGAACCAACTACTGGCTTAGACCCAATATCGCTAATCCGTTTAAAAGAACTTATTTTATCGGAAAAGGCGAAAGGAAAAACTATACTCATTACCTCTCATATTATGAGTTTTGTTGAAGAAATGTCAGATGAAATTGTATTTCTTTTAGAAGGTAAGATTTACTTTAAAGGAAGCATTTCAGAATTAAAAACTAAGACAAATCAGCTCGATTTTGAACATGCTATTGCGTCTATATTAAACGAAAATAATGCTTAA
- a CDS encoding nitrous oxide metabolic protein: protein MLKILKYSFYDLMRSRWSYVYFAFYLLLGVVLLFLNHDLSKAVITLMNVIIVLVPLIGTIFGVMYYYNSQEFTELLLAQPLKRSSIFMGQYLGVALSLSLSLILGLGIPFVFYGLFKSNAIWDFSLLLITGTFLTLIFTALAFNIALSNENKIKGFGYAILLWLFLAIIYDGVFLMTLVYFESYPLDKLSLIGTMLNPIDLSRTLILLKLDISALLGYTGAVFKQFFGTNYGLIVSLITLTIWVIVPVLRIMQKAKKKDF from the coding sequence ATGCTTAAAATATTAAAATATAGTTTCTACGATTTAATGCGTAGCCGTTGGAGTTACGTTTACTTTGCGTTCTATTTGTTACTAGGGGTGGTGCTCTTGTTTTTAAACCACGACCTTTCAAAAGCAGTTATAACTTTAATGAATGTTATAATTGTTTTAGTCCCATTAATAGGAACTATTTTTGGAGTCATGTACTATTACAATTCCCAAGAATTTACAGAACTCTTACTCGCACAGCCCTTAAAACGATCTTCCATATTTATGGGACAATATTTAGGAGTCGCTTTATCGCTATCCTTAAGTTTAATTTTAGGATTAGGAATTCCGTTTGTATTCTACGGTTTGTTTAAAAGTAACGCCATTTGGGACTTTTCTTTACTACTAATAACAGGAACTTTTTTAACCTTAATCTTTACGGCATTAGCGTTTAATATCGCGCTGTCTAACGAGAATAAAATTAAAGGTTTTGGCTATGCTATTTTATTATGGCTGTTTCTGGCCATTATTTACGATGGTGTGTTTTTAATGACACTAGTGTATTTTGAAAGCTATCCTTTAGATAAATTATCGCTTATAGGTACTATGTTAAATCCGATCGATTTATCGCGAACCCTTATTTTGTTGAAGTTAGATATCTCGGCTTTATTAGGATATACTGGAGCCGTATTTAAACAATTTTTTGGAACTAACTACGGGCTTATCGTATCGTTAATTACGCTTACTATTTGGGTTATTGTTCCTGTGTTAAGAATTATGCAAAAAGCTAAGAAAAAGGATTTTTAA
- a CDS encoding sulfite exporter TauE/SafE family protein, which produces MFLSAFIFGLLGSFHCIGMCGPIAFMLPVDRSNTLKKVSQIFTYHFGRLLAYSIIGLIFGFIGKGLYIFGLQQKLSILIGVCLIIVVLLPYKTFSKYNFSKPIFSIISKVKKGMGVALQKKTADTFLTIGFLNGFLPCGLVYMAVLSSIATAEPLQGSLYMFLFGLGTIPLMTTAIYFGNLLSSLAKKRIQKLIPVFVIIIGILFIIRGLGLGIPYLSPAPVNPVISSEIECH; this is translated from the coding sequence ATGTTTCTTTCAGCGTTTATATTTGGCCTATTAGGAAGTTTTCATTGTATTGGCATGTGTGGGCCAATCGCCTTTATGCTTCCTGTAGATCGTAGTAATACGTTGAAAAAAGTAAGCCAGATATTCACCTATCACTTTGGCCGATTATTAGCCTACAGCATTATTGGATTAATTTTCGGGTTTATTGGTAAGGGGTTATACATTTTCGGACTTCAGCAAAAGCTATCAATACTTATTGGAGTGTGTTTAATTATTGTGGTTTTATTGCCCTATAAAACCTTTAGCAAATACAATTTCTCGAAGCCCATTTTCAGTATAATTTCCAAAGTAAAAAAAGGAATGGGTGTTGCACTTCAGAAAAAAACAGCAGATACCTTTTTAACCATCGGTTTTTTAAACGGATTTCTACCTTGTGGCTTAGTGTATATGGCGGTTCTATCGTCTATCGCTACAGCTGAACCTTTACAAGGGAGCTTGTATATGTTCCTTTTCGGATTAGGTACAATTCCTTTAATGACGACAGCCATTTATTTTGGAAACCTATTGAGTAGTTTGGCAAAAAAACGAATCCAGAAACTCATTCCGGTATTTGTAATTATAATTGGAATCCTTTTTATTATTAGAGGTCTAGGCCTAGGCATTCCCTACCTCTCTCCCGCTCCAGTAAATCCTGTTATTAGTAGTGAAATAGAGTGTCATTAG
- a CDS encoding FixH family protein — protein sequence MKINWGTGIVIAFVCFISFILYFVYNMMVGDRFNHDLVVDDYYKQELSFQNDITKEQNARTLEDDVTWTSTDKGILIQFPTAFKASNISGTVSLYRPSNKALDFQLPIKVENHTFLIPKDRLLDGRWDMKVDWKNNDSSYLFKESITY from the coding sequence ATGAAAATAAATTGGGGAACAGGAATTGTTATTGCTTTTGTGTGTTTTATATCGTTTATATTATATTTTGTATATAATATGATGGTTGGCGATCGTTTTAATCACGATTTAGTAGTCGACGATTATTACAAACAAGAATTAAGCTTCCAAAATGATATTACTAAAGAACAAAATGCCAGAACACTTGAAGATGATGTTACATGGACGTCTACAGATAAAGGGATTTTAATACAGTTCCCTACGGCATTTAAAGCCTCTAATATCTCTGGAACGGTGTCCTTATATCGTCCTTCAAATAAAGCATTAGATTTTCAATTACCAATTAAGGTAGAAAATCACACTTTTCTCATCCCAAAAGACCGCCTTTTGGATGGCCGTTGGGATATGAAAGTCGATTGGAAAAATAACGACTCGAGTTATCTTTTTAAGGAATCAATAACCTATTAA